A section of the Engraulis encrasicolus isolate BLACKSEA-1 chromosome 8, IST_EnEncr_1.0, whole genome shotgun sequence genome encodes:
- the LOC134453985 gene encoding olfactory receptor 11A1-like, which translates to MTNLTKFSTVVLAGYIDTGNVAYFYFAVILLLYACIIFANVLVISAIYVNRALHEPMYMFVCNLCVNELYGTTSLFPCLLANVISDSHEISLVYCYLQMYCMYTYATAEFCHLSVMSYDRYMSICYPLQYNSIMTQRKVCILLALAWSSSFCQFTITLSLNVQLELCGNVIQKVWCDNYLLVRQACSDTTMNSIFGLYATVLFVGGPSLIILYSYIRVISVTFRASREAKRKSLSTCGPHLVSLLNYGIWCSFEMIQSRLGKANMPDILRVIISLNFLIIPPLFNPIMYGLKMPKIRQGCLQIMKMTEKKTPL; encoded by the coding sequence ATGACAAACTTAACAAAATTCTCTACTGTTGTCCTTGCAGGATACATTGACACTGGTAATGTTGCATATTTTTATTTTGCTGTAATATTGCTGCTGTATGCTTGCATAATATTCGCCAATGTCCTGGTGATTTCGGCCATCTATGTGAACAGGGCTCTGCACGAGCCCATGTACATGTTTGTCTGCAACCTGTGTGTGAATGAGCTGTACGGCACCACCAGCCTATTCCCCTGTCTGCTGGCCAACGTCATCTCCGACTCGCATGAGATCTCTCTGGTCTACTGCTACCTACAGATGTACTGCATGTACACGTACGCCACGGCTGAGTTCTGCCATCTGTCGGTCATGTCGTACGACAGATACATGTCCATCTGTTACCCGCTGCAGTACAACAGCATCATGACACAGAGGAAAGTGTGTATTTTGCTTGCGCTCGCATGGTCGTCCTCCTTCTGCCAGTTCACCATCACTCTGTCTTTAAACGTGCAGCTGGAGCTGTGTGGCAACGTCATCCAGAAAGTGTGGTGTGACAACTACTTGCTTGTGCGACAGGCCTGCTCGGATACGACCATGAACAGCATATTCGGCCTCTACGCCACCGTTTTGTTCGTCGGCGGCCCTTCACTAATCATACTCTATTCCTACATCAGGGTGATCAGTGTTACGTTCAGGGCCAGTCGCGAGGCCAAGAGGAAGTCCCTGAGCACGTGTGGCCCTCACCTCGTCTCGCTGCTAAACTACGGCATCTGGTGCTCCTTCGAAATGATTCAGAGCAGACTGGGGAAAGCAAACATGCCAGATATACTGCGAGTCATAATTTCGTTAAACTTCCTGATAATTCCCCCGCTTTTTAACCCCATCATGTATGGGCTAAAGATGCCTAAGATTAGACAAGGGTGCTTACAGATCATGAAAATGACAGAGAAGAAGACGCCCCTTTGA